The bacterium genome contains a region encoding:
- a CDS encoding SIMPL domain-containing protein (The SIMPL domain is named for its presence in mouse protein SIMPL (signalling molecule that associates with mouse pelle-like kinase). Bacterial member BP26, from Brucella, was shown to assemble into a channel-like structure, while YggE from E. coli has been associated with resistance to oxidative stress.): MYRIYICAVVTMLLLPAIAAADATGIVVTGSGEVKAQPDIAYVTLGVNTQSGDAAKAAKDNAGITNAVIAAVMKAGIAKDDIETADYSVNPIMDYKKSPPMTVGYNVSNRVRLTIRDMTQVGSIIDIGVKAGANNVQGIDFSIEDDTTLCRQALSNAVAQAKSKANSMAEAAGVKLGRLISMSEAGGYTPRPMLAGLAKSEAAPTPVIPGELTVTASVTMVYAIL; this comes from the coding sequence ATGTACCGTATTTACATTTGTGCAGTTGTGACAATGCTGCTGCTGCCTGCGATTGCTGCTGCGGATGCGACAGGCATAGTGGTAACCGGCTCGGGCGAGGTCAAGGCTCAACCTGACATTGCTTACGTGACACTCGGTGTGAATACTCAGTCCGGCGATGCTGCAAAGGCTGCAAAGGATAATGCCGGGATAACGAACGCTGTAATCGCCGCGGTTATGAAAGCGGGGATTGCCAAGGACGATATTGAGACCGCCGACTATTCCGTCAATCCTATTATGGACTACAAAAAATCGCCGCCTATGACTGTGGGCTACAACGTGTCCAATCGGGTACGCCTTACGATCAGAGACATGACGCAAGTAGGCTCAATAATCGATATCGGCGTCAAAGCAGGTGCGAACAATGTTCAGGGCATCGACTTTTCAATCGAGGATGATACCACGCTTTGCCGTCAAGCTTTGTCGAATGCGGTAGCTCAGGCTAAGTCCAAGGCGAATTCGATGGCCGAGGCAGCGGGTGTGAAACTTGGCAGGCTCATCTCCATGTCAGAGGCCGGAGGCTACACCCCCAGACCGATGCTGGCAGGCTTGGCCAAGTCCGAGGCAGCGCCGACCCCTGTCATACCCGGCGAACTGACTGTTACCGCATCCGTCACCATGGTCTACGCGATATTGTAG